Genomic DNA from Paenibacillus sp. KS-LC4:
ATAATAACCCTTACATATAAGGTTCTTAGCATGCGTCCACCATTTCGAGCCTGTAGCCAAGCCCCCGCTTGGTCACAATCGTAAACGGTGCATCCAATTCTACAAAACGTTCGCGCAATCGTTTAATATGTACATCCACTGTCCGCTCATCGCCGAAAAACTGCGGACCCCAAATTTGGCTGATCAGCTCGTTGCGCGTGAAAATTTTTCCCGGGTTGCCCGCTAGCTTGAACAGCAGCTCGAACTCCTTCAGCGGCAGCGCTACCCGTACCTGCCCCTGAATCATCTCAAACGTGTGCCGGTCCAGCACAAAATCACCCAACTGCAGCCGCATAGACGCCTCAATCCGGTAGCGCTTCAACAATGCCCGAACGCGCAGCACAAGCTCATAGGGCTCGAAAGGCTTCACCATATAATCATCGGTTCCCAGGCCAAACGCTTTGATTTTTTGATTAATTTCACGCTTTGCTGTTACCATCAGTACTGGGACATTCGGGTATTCTTCCTTTACAAATTTGCATAGCTCCCAGCCATCCATGAAGGGCATCATCACATCCAGCACTACTAAATCTGCTTTTTGCTTTCGCAGCAGCCGCATGGCCTCTTTGCCGTGACTTGCCTGAATCGTCTGAAATCCCTCACTGCTAAGCTGTGCGTGCATGAGCTCGCGTATATCTGGATCATCATCTACCAGCATGACACTTGCCATCTCTTTGTTCCTCCCGCTCTCCTGTGGCTTTCCCATTATTTTCGGCAGCTTCTTTACAAAATTATAGCCTAAAGATAGAAAAAGCTGTCAAGTATTATCTTTATCTTGTACGTATGAGCGGGCTTTAGGTAACCTTTTGTTTTGTTTATATGCAATTATGTCAAATTTGCAGTTTTCATTAGATATCGGCAATTAGGCAATGGTATAATGGGAATTAGCTTTTCTTATAAAATAGGAGGAATGATTGCACATGAAATTAGGAGTATTCAGCGTGCTTTTCGCACAGAAGTCTTTTGAAGAAGCGCTCGATTACATAGCTGCCAAAGGATTGGATGCTATTGAAATCGGCACTGGCGGTTACCCTGGCACAGCCCACTGTGATCCTGATGCCCTGCTTGCCGATGAGGAAAAGTTGAAAGCGTTTAAGCATGCGGTAGAATCACGCGGCCTGATCATCAGCGCCCTGAGCTGCCATGCTAATCCGCTGCACCCACAAAAGCATTTAGCTGCTGCGGATGACGCTACGATTCGCAAAACGATTGAGCTCGCAGGCCGCCTCGGCGTTCCTGTCGTAAATACATTTTCCGGCTGCCCCGGCGACCACGAGGATGCTAAATATCCGAACTGGCCGGTTGCACCTTGGCCAAACGATTTCCAAGAAATTTTGGCTTGGCAGTGGGAACACAAGGTTATCCCTTATTGGACTGAGATCGGTGCACTTGCTGAAGCGCATGGCGTGAAAATCGGACTTGAGCTGCACGGCGGCTTCTCCGTTCACAGCCCGGCAACGCTGCTTCGCCTTCGTGAAGCGGTTGGCCCGGTTATCGGCGCCAACCTTGACCCAAGCCATATGTGGTGGCAAGGAATTGATCCGGTTCAAGCTGTTCATATTTTGGGACGCGCTGGCGCCATTCATCATTTCCACGCGAAGGATACGACGATTGATCCAATCAACGTCAACCATCACGGCGTAACGGATATGCAATCGTATTCGCTGATGCTGGATCGCGCTTGGCAATTCCGCACCGTCGGCTTCGGGCATGACCTGAAGGTATGGGCGGACATTATTAGCGCGCTGCGTCTGGTCGGCTACGACTATGTGGTGAGCATCGAGCACGAGGACGGTCTGATGTCCGTAGACGAAGGGTTCACCAAAGCGGTGCAAAACCTGCAGCAAGTGCTGATTAAAGAACCACTGGGCGAAATGTGGTGGGTATAGGTTAAAGGAGGGCGGCTGCATCCGGCGAGGATGCAGCCGTTCTTTTTTCACAAATAGAGGGTAGGCTAGCTCGTGTAATTTTAACATCCCGCTAATAAATAACACTCTCCGCGTTAATCCTACCAGCGTAAGCTATAAGAGCAACTCCCACTACAACAGAGGATAGGTGATTCATATGACTAGCCATGCTTCTGATTTCAACGTTGTCGTTGCTGCATTCGTCCCTCAGCTTGCTACAGGCCAAACCTGCTATGAAGCACTACAGCTGTTCCGCAGCTACCCGGAAGCTCCATACGCTGTCGTATGTAATTCGCTGGCAGAGCCTGTTGGGCTCGTTATGCGCGACCGATTTTTTCTCCACTTATCGAGCAGCTTCCTTGGCTATTATCAGGCGGACATTACCAAACTCATGAACACCCGCTTCCACTCCATCATCGCTTCCTCCACAGACACAAGCTTTAATCTGCATAGCAGCTCCTCATTGAAAAATATAGCCTCTGATCGTCACGCCGACCTATGCAGCGATTGCATCGTTATGATGAATGAGCAGGGCAAATTCGCTGGTATCATTCATGCTACCGCCTCGGAGACAGCTCCAGCTTATGCTTAGATGCTAGCTGAGCGGTAGCCCTACTGCTTCCTGTATAGACAGAAAAAAAGCCGTAACCCTAACCGCCAACGGCAGTTTCGGATTACGACCTTTTTGTATGTGCTTAGTTGTGTTTGTACAGAGATCAGCTTATCCCCGCGTCATTTCTACCCCGTTGAGCACAAGCCGGTAACGAATGTCCGCTTTCAGCGAATCCGAGACAGCGCAATATTTTTCCTTGCCCAGCTCAATCGCTTTCCAAATCCGGTAATCCGGCACATCGCCATTCACTTTAAAAATAAGATCAATGGCCGTAAAGCCCTTCGGCATTTCCTCCTTGCGCGTGCCCTCCGCATCAATCTCGATGCTGCTGATTGAACCAAGGAACGCATCCATAATCATCGTAATATCAATGCCGATACAGCCTGCGAGGCCCGCCAGCAGCAGCTCCATCGGTGTAGCTCCTTGCCCGTCGCCGCCATAGGCTGCGGTCGCATCCATTCCAACGCTGTAGCCAGATGGCCCAACAGATGTAAATGCACGCTTGCCTGTCCATGTTGTTGTAACCTTCATTGTAATGTACCCTCTTTCTTTCGTAAGAATCGAAGGCCAAGCCTCCTGGTTTAACCTTGTCGTTCGTATTTATATTTTGTCGATCATAATTGCTGTTCTTGCTGCAATCCTCTGTGCTGACCCAGCTTGCTTAGAAATCGGCGCGCCCGTTCGGTAACAGGATGATCGAAAAACACATCTGGTGCTGCCTCCTCGACAATTTGCCCATCATCCATAAACACAATACGATTCGCGACATGGCGGGCAAAAGCCATTTCATGCGTTACCACCAGCATCGTCATCCCTTCGCGAGCCAGCTGCTGCATCACATCAAGCACCTCGCCAACTAACTCCGGATCAAGCGCGGATGTCGGCTCATCAAATAATAAAACATCCGGCTCCATTGCCAGCGCCCTTGCAATGGCTACCCGCTGCTGCTGTCCGCCAGACAGCCTTGACGGATATTCATCCAGCTTGCCCTCCAGCCCGACGCGCTTCAGCATTTTTTTGCCGATGGCAACCGCTTCGCTTCTAGGCAGCTTTTTCACGACGAGCAGCGATTCTATGACGTTGCCAAGCGCCGTTTTATGAGGATACAGATTAAACTGTTGAAAGACCATCCCGCTATGACGACGAATGGTTTGGACATGCTGTCTATGCTCGCGTGGCTTCATCTGGGCATCAAGGCGAACACCGTTCATCTCAATACGGCCGCCGCTTAATGTTTCCAGCCCGTTCAGGCAGCGAAGCAGCGTGCTTTTTCCCGAGCCGCTTGGGCCGAGCAGAACAATAATTTCCCCTGGATTAACCTGGAGGTTGATCCCCTTCAGCACCTCATTGCCTTGAAAAGACTTCGTTAATTTCTCCGTCGTAATCATCGTATTTCTCACGCCCCAACCCAAGCGTAAACGGCTGCCGCCGTCCTCTGGCGGCAAAGCTCCCGTTTCGCGATGAAATATAAGCCCATTATAAGAATGAAGCTTATCATTGCTTATATTTTTAATAAGCCTTGGACAAGCGCTTCTCAATCGACTCCAATATAGCTGAAAAAGCGGTGCTCATCACCCAATACATAACTCCAATTCCCACATAAAACGGCATATAGACGTAATACTGTGCTATAAGCAAGGTCGCCTGACGCAGCAGCTCGGTTACAGTAATAGCTGAAACGAGCGATGTCTCCTTAAGCATTCCAATAAACGTATTTCCCATTGGTGGAATGGCTACCCTTGCCGCCTGCGGAAGCACGATTCGATAAAGCGCCTGCCAAGAGGTCATGCCTGTTGCATATGCGGCCTCCATTTGCCCTTTTGGAATGGACAAAATCGCTCCACGAAACGTTTCCGACAAATACGCACCCACATTAATACTTAGTGCAATCGTTGCTGCCGTAAGTGGCCCTAATATAATTTTATAGTCCGCCAAGCCATAATAAACGACAAAAATTTGGATAAGCACCGGGGTTCCACGAATAATCGAGACATATCCCCGAGCCAATAGCCGAATGGGACGGTTACCCTTTAAACGGGCTATCGCAACTACTCCTCCAATTATGAGCCCAAAAAACATCGACATTATCGTCAGCAGCAGCGTGTAATACGCTCCCTTAAGCAGAAAAGAGAAATTTTCAAAAACGAGATTCATAACGTGAAGGTTCCCTTCCGTCTACGTGGTTTCGCGAGGTAAAGCTTATAAATCCATTTATTGTGACGAGGGCCGGGCTTATTCAGCCGCTGGCTCCTCACCGAACCATTTTACAAAAATAGTTTTATATGTCCCGTCGGCTTTCATCGCCTTCAAAGCCTCATTCAGCGCGTCACGGAACTCCGGGTTGTCCTTGCGAACGGCGATGCCTGCATTGTCCGATTTAATAGGCTCGCCAACCGCTTTGATTTTGAAGCCATTTTTCTCAACGATTGGTTTAAGAGCATACAGATTGTTGATTGTCGCATCAATACGTCCGGCATTCAGATCCTTCAGCGAAGTAATAACATCATCGTAGGTTTTAATCGTGAAGTCGCCGACTTCTGGAATCGCTGTTTTGCGAAGATACGTTTCGTCATTTGTGCCAAGGCCTACGCCAATATTTTTGCCTTTAAAATCAGCCAGCTTCGTAATCGTATCGTTATTTTCGGCTACGATGATTTTTACAGAGTTCGTAATGTACGGCTCCGTAAAATCCATTTGCTCCTTGCGCTCGTCGGTAATCGTCATTTGGCTAATAACGACATCGAACTTCTTCGCCTGCAGTCCAGCGATCATGCCGGAAAACTCCTGTGCGACAAACTCAGCTTTTACACCAAGGCGTTTGGCGATTTCTTTGGCAATATCGGCATCAAAGCCATCCATTTCCTTGTTATCGTTCAAAAAGTTATAAGGGGCATAGGTTCCCATCAAGCCTACCTTCATAACACCCGCTTGCTTCACTTGCTCCAGCAAATTATCAGAGGCTGCTGTCTCTGCTGTAGGGGAAGCCGTACCCGCATTGCCGCTGCTTGCGTTGTTTTCGTTTTTCGAACCGCAGCCCGCCACAATAACCGCCAGCAGCAAAATAGCTGTCATCAGCAATAACGTTTGTTTTTTCAGTTGAATCTTCATCTTCCACTCTCTCCTTCATTGCTTCTCTAATTTTTTAGTTTTGCTTATTAATGTGTCCGGCTTTCACAGGGAAATGCAGCTAAATGCCTAATAAACCGAAAAATTCAAAGCGTGCCGTTTCCGCAGCCAGCAATTCCGGAGATTTCTCCGCAATAGCATCGCCATCCAGGGAGCTGCGAAACAACCAACGGGACAACACGCCTTCAATGAGGCTCATCAGAAATGCCGCTCGCAGCTTGGCATCAATCGCAGCGGGCAGCATACCCAGCTCAGTGGCGCGTTCAATATTGAGTACAAAGGATTGCTCCATCGCCATTTGAGTGCCCGTTATTTCCTGTCTAACGACTTCGCTGAAGCCTGTGCCGTCAAGCAGCATACCCATTAAATAGCGGTTTTCCTGCGCAAAATGGAAGAGCTCGGCCAGCAGATGCTCCGAGGCTGACACCATATCGTGCACCGAGCCGGCATTTTTTCGATAGCCTTGTCCAATAACCGCAAGCAGCCGCTCCCGTCCGTCCTGTACAATTTCTATAGCAATAGCTTCTTTACTTTTGAAATACCAATAGAAAGTGCCCTGCGCTACTCCAGCATCCGCTACAATATCCGATACTTTCGTCGAATGGTAACCATGAAGGGCAAAACGCTTCAGTGCGGACTCCATTATTTGGCGTTTGCGCTCCGCATTGTTCGCCCTATTGCGATCTACGGTTCCGATACCAGCATCGCCTCCATTGATTGACTCGTCAGTCAGTTTTTATTTAAATCCTATCGGATCACTCGTATATTGTCAAGTGGCTAACAAAAAAAGACCGTCCAAGTCGTATTCAACCTGGACGGTCCTTCTTATTCGTCTTTATGCCAGCCATACTTTGGTGATCATGATGAAATCAATAAACAAAAACAATCCCAAAGATACAGCTGTGAAACCAATTGCAAAAATGTTCTTCTTGCGCTCTTTCACCAACCGGACAAAGCCGATCAATAACAAAATTGTAAACGCAAGCATAAACCAGTCAAACGTGTTAATGTTGCTGGTTGCTTGTGCTGCTTCTTCTGCCAAAAACATGTGAATGACCCCTCCCACAGTTAAGCTTTTGCTCCATTTCACTTGCTTTAGGACCTGTCCTCCAAACCAAGGTGAACCGGCTTTCGTCGTCCTCTGACGACGCGGCGCGTTTCATTCCGAGAAATATAGAGAAAAGATAGAAACCTCATATCCTTTCCTATATTTTCAAAAAAAAACGATTTGGCCACACGCATCCTATCCTAACCTATATGTTATCTTTTCCATGCGCCTGACGCAAGTCCGAATCTGTTTTCGTAACAACTTTGTCACGTTTGTCCAATAAGCATGACGATTGCCCGATTACCAACCAAGCAAGTCCTCCTCCACTATCTCCTTATACGTTGTCCAGCTTTGCCCAACCTTATAACATGCGGC
This window encodes:
- a CDS encoding response regulator transcription factor — protein: MASVMLVDDDPDIRELMHAQLSSEGFQTIQASHGKEAMRLLRKQKADLVVLDVMMPFMDGWELCKFVKEEYPNVPVLMVTAKREINQKIKAFGLGTDDYMVKPFEPYELVLRVRALLKRYRIEASMRLQLGDFVLDRHTFEMIQGQVRVALPLKEFELLFKLAGNPGKIFTRNELISQIWGPQFFGDERTVDVHIKRLRERFVELDAPFTIVTKRGLGYRLEMVDAC
- a CDS encoding sugar phosphate isomerase/epimerase translates to MKLGVFSVLFAQKSFEEALDYIAAKGLDAIEIGTGGYPGTAHCDPDALLADEEKLKAFKHAVESRGLIISALSCHANPLHPQKHLAAADDATIRKTIELAGRLGVPVVNTFSGCPGDHEDAKYPNWPVAPWPNDFQEILAWQWEHKVIPYWTEIGALAEAHGVKIGLELHGGFSVHSPATLLRLREAVGPVIGANLDPSHMWWQGIDPVQAVHILGRAGAIHHFHAKDTTIDPINVNHHGVTDMQSYSLMLDRAWQFRTVGFGHDLKVWADIISALRLVGYDYVVSIEHEDGLMSVDEGFTKAVQNLQQVLIKEPLGEMWWV
- a CDS encoding OsmC family protein, producing the protein MKVTTTWTGKRAFTSVGPSGYSVGMDATAAYGGDGQGATPMELLLAGLAGCIGIDITMIMDAFLGSISSIEIDAEGTRKEEMPKGFTAIDLIFKVNGDVPDYRIWKAIELGKEKYCAVSDSLKADIRYRLVLNGVEMTRG
- a CDS encoding amino acid ABC transporter ATP-binding protein, yielding MITTEKLTKSFQGNEVLKGINLQVNPGEIIVLLGPSGSGKSTLLRCLNGLETLSGGRIEMNGVRLDAQMKPREHRQHVQTIRRHSGMVFQQFNLYPHKTALGNVIESLLVVKKLPRSEAVAIGKKMLKRVGLEGKLDEYPSRLSGGQQQRVAIARALAMEPDVLLFDEPTSALDPELVGEVLDVMQQLAREGMTMLVVTHEMAFARHVANRIVFMDDGQIVEEAAPDVFFDHPVTERARRFLSKLGQHRGLQQEQQL
- a CDS encoding amino acid ABC transporter permease is translated as MNLVFENFSFLLKGAYYTLLLTIMSMFFGLIIGGVVAIARLKGNRPIRLLARGYVSIIRGTPVLIQIFVVYYGLADYKIILGPLTAATIALSINVGAYLSETFRGAILSIPKGQMEAAYATGMTSWQALYRIVLPQAARVAIPPMGNTFIGMLKETSLVSAITVTELLRQATLLIAQYYVYMPFYVGIGVMYWVMSTAFSAILESIEKRLSKAY
- a CDS encoding transporter substrate-binding domain-containing protein gives rise to the protein MKIQLKKQTLLLMTAILLLAVIVAGCGSKNENNASSGNAGTASPTAETAASDNLLEQVKQAGVMKVGLMGTYAPYNFLNDNKEMDGFDADIAKEIAKRLGVKAEFVAQEFSGMIAGLQAKKFDVVISQMTITDERKEQMDFTEPYITNSVKIIVAENNDTITKLADFKGKNIGVGLGTNDETYLRKTAIPEVGDFTIKTYDDVITSLKDLNAGRIDATINNLYALKPIVEKNGFKIKAVGEPIKSDNAGIAVRKDNPEFRDALNEALKAMKADGTYKTIFVKWFGEEPAAE
- a CDS encoding TetR/AcrR family transcriptional regulator — its product is MESALKRFALHGYHSTKVSDIVADAGVAQGTFYWYFKSKEAIAIEIVQDGRERLLAVIGQGYRKNAGSVHDMVSASEHLLAELFHFAQENRYLMGMLLDGTGFSEVVRQEITGTQMAMEQSFVLNIERATELGMLPAAIDAKLRAAFLMSLIEGVLSRWLFRSSLDGDAIAEKSPELLAAETARFEFFGLLGI